A genome region from Nicotiana tabacum cultivar K326 chromosome 13, ASM71507v2, whole genome shotgun sequence includes the following:
- the LOC107779086 gene encoding LOW QUALITY PROTEIN: 8-amino-7-oxononanoate synthase (The sequence of the model RefSeq protein was modified relative to this genomic sequence to represent the inferred CDS: deleted 1 base in 1 codon) yields the protein MGSWNEWVEQALEKLDSLKLLRSLRPIHLSDDINIDVFEFFDGLCQSDRASVEVEISETTFQKWLLDIPSPGDDLGGTGAADTEAGVGGGRFRKLILFSSNDYLGLSSHPAVTKAATQAVQKHGMGPRGSALICGYTNYHRSLESSLAELKSKEDCLLCPTGFSANMAFMTAVGNVSVLLAKGSQPSIDERVAVFSDALNHASIIDGIRLAEKQKGIAVFVYQHCDMRHLNELLTNCPMKKKIVITDSLFSMDGDFAPLIDLVKLRKKHRFLLAIDDAHATFVCGKTGGGAAELFNCANDVDICMGTLSKAAGCHGGFIACSKKWKQLIQSRGRSFIFSTSTPVPVIAAAHAAVIVAKKEMWRRRAIWNRVQDFRDLTGIPVTSPIISLIVGSEATALKASRHLLEFGFHITAIRPPTVAPNSCRLRITLSAAHTLDDLRNLTAALSQCVNFSEIGFYCTSWNARL from the exons ATGGGCTCGTGGAACGAATGGGTTGAGCAGGCACTTGAGAAACTGGACTCCCTTAAACTCCTGCGTTCACTTAGGCCCATTCACCTCTCCGATGATATCAACATCGATGTGTTTGAATTTTTCGATGGATTGTGCCAGTCGGATAGAGCCTCTGTTGAAGTAGAGATTTCCGAAACCACATTCCAGAAATGGCTTCTAGATATTCCCTCTCCTG GAGATGACCTTGGTGGTACTGGTGCAGCTGATACTGAAGCAGGGGTA GGGGGGGGAAGATTCAGGAAGTTAATTCTATTCTCGTCAAATGATTATCTGGGGTTGAGTTCTCATCCAGCAGTTACCAAGGCTGCAACACAG GCAGTCCAAAAGCATGGAATGGGTCCAAGAGGTTCTGCACTAATATGTGGTTATACAAATTATCATCGATCATTAGAGTCATCCTTGGCTGAGTTGAAGAGCAAGGAG GATTGCCTTCTTTGTCCAACAGGCTTTTCAGCCAACATGGCCTTTATGACAGCCGTAGGCAATGTTAGTGTGCTCCTAGCCAAAGGCAGTCAACCTTCAATAGATGAAAGAGTTGCCGTTTTTTCTGATGCCCTGAATCATGCATCAATCATTGATGGTATACGACTAGCTGAGAAACAAAAAGGCATAGCTGTTTTTGTCTATCAACACTGTGACATGCGCCATCTTAATGAGTTACT AACTAATTGCCCAATGAAGAAAAAAATTGTCATTACTGACAG CTTGTTTAGTATGGATGGAGACTTTGCACCATTAATTGACCTTGTGAAACTCCGCAAGAAGCATCGGTTTTTGTTGGCAATTGATGAT GCTCATGCAACATTTGTTTGTGGAAAAACTGGTGGTGGTGCAGCAGAGTTGTTCAACTGCGCAAATGATGTGGATATTTGCATGGGTACTCTGAGTAAGGCAGCAGGCTGCCATGGTGGATTCATAGCATGCAG CAAGAAATGGAAGCAATTGATACAATCCAGGGGCCGCTCTTTCATATTTTCAACTTCTACCCCCGTGCCCGTAATTGCTGCTGCACATG CTGCTGTTATTGTGGCAAAAAAAGAGATGTGGCGTAGACGAGCTATATGGAACAGGGTCCAAGATTTCCGCGACCTGACGGGGATTCCCGTTACAAGTCCCATCATTTCCCTTATAGTGGGAAGTGAAGCAACAGCCTTGAAAGCTAGCAG GCATCTTTTGGAATTTGGCTTCCACATAACTGCAATAAGACCTCCAACAGTGGCCCCCAACTCATGCAG GTTAAGGATAACTCTGAGTGCAGCTCACACATTAGATGATTTAAGAAATCTCACAGCTGCGCTGTCTCAATGTGTCAACTTCAGCGAGATTGGATTCTACTGCACAAGCTGGAATGCCCGCCTTTAG